The genome window GTAtcttatccacattttacagataaggaacctGAAGCTCAGTGGAGGCAAGTAAGTGGCTTTGCGCTAGTGAGCTGAGGAGTGGGGACTCAAATACATACCTCTGACTCCCAGTGCAGTGTGCCAGATGTTATTCCTAGTTTAAACATGCTGGGCAGCATGCGAATGGCTCACGTGGCAAGCTGTTTTGTGATGCTGACATTCTAATTACATATATGCTCTAGAGAGAATTTCATTTGgatagtaatttaaaaagaaaacatctattgTCACTTAGATTCTGTTCTAGGATAGCCCCTATTACCTATTAGAAAAAATAGTTTAGTTTTTTTGGGGGAGTCTTAAACAAATTTTTTCCCCAAGTGGATTATGAATGGGGGAAGTAGGGGGTGTTGACTTTAGCAGAATAAAATGGATATTCTAGTATTCTTTGAAAGGATATACAAACATTTGCTTTGTATTACAACGTTTGACTAAGTTCTCATGCCCTCCTTCAAACAGAGTTTTATTCCTCCTTTCAAATTTTCCAAGGGTGATTAggaagtttctctttcttttccatttttctacccCCCTCCaggattttccttcttttctctatgACTTTTAGCAAACTCCTTCTGATCTTCCCTGGTTGTTTTTGATGTGAAGTTTTGGGAAGCGATCTGTAAGACAAAGCTTTCTTTAAAGTGTTTCCCTAAACTCCATTGAGGTGTTAAGATGCAGCACAAGCTTAACAAAGGAGCTACATAGCATTAGATCCTATCCTGAACCCTCTTTACATTCAGGAACACCAGCCAATTGGTTTGGAATTTACAAGCCCTAAACAAATGCCAGACACCTTTTCatctccaggaaagaaaaaaaaaaaggacatgaaTGTAGAAACAAATTCTACATGAGAGATATGTTTTAGGGTTAACTTATGGACTACAGAactaaataaaactttctttcttaaaaatggaaaacaatgaacCCCAGTCAGTTAATCTATATCAAAGGCTCAAACTTTgagctggttttcttttttgtttgttttctgtgtgtttttttggttatcaaatttttttaatgaagtatagttggtttacaatattgtgttagtttcacttGCAACAGCATGGAAAGAcaatattatgtttagtgaaataagtcagacaaagaaagacaaatactatatgatatcacttaatgtggaatctaaaatatactacaaacgaatgtatatgcaaaacagaagcagattcacagacacagaaaacaaacttgagcTGCTTTTCTGAATCTAGGAAACCAAGGGTCTGGCATTTGGTATGTTACAAAGGCAGAATATATATTTGAGGTCACAATGGAAACATTGAGGTTTGATTTATTTCCAGAACCTCAAATCTTAGAATCAAAATATATCTTTGAAGAGATGTTCCCTAAAACCCTTCCTAATCCCAAAGTGACTGAGTGTTTAAATTCTAACTTGAGGCAGAAGTTAAAATTCAacttgtgtgtgtctgttttctgcTCTTTGATAATCAGTAAACATAACCAGACTTCAAGAACTCTGGAAGGTTGcagtccttccccacccccattggTCATAAATTCCCCTCTTGCAGTTTCTTCTGAGGACAATAAAGTCAAGACCAGGCCTCTTTATTTGCCATGAAAATCCTCACCCTTTCCGGCAATATAACCCCTGAAAAAAGGAGGGATGAGGAAGAGCCAGGCTGCATATCAAAGCTGTGCAAAGTGTTAAAAAGAGTCTGTTGTCCCAACCTGACTGATAAAACCTCAAACCTCAAGGAGACATAGATCAGGGGGAAATATTGACTGCACatttaacaaagagaaatgaaTTCCCAGTTCCTGGTGCTCCTCTTGTGTCCCTCCTCCCAAACTGTCTTCTTTCCAcccctttcatttcctcttcccttAAATGATGAAATCTGATTAAATGGGTTTTGGACATTTTTCTAGTAGAGCATAATGCCATATTTCCATACTAAAACATCAACAAAGCACTAAGAGCACTAGCTTTTATTGTTTAAGCTATTCTCTTCTCCCACAGACTACAACATTTCTGAGGGTGAGGGATCCCCTTCTCTGGGGCTATTGTGATTTAATTTAGGAAAGTAACAAACTGTAAGTTGTATTACAGGGCTGCTTCATAGCTCTGTGCTGGGGATTTCATTGCCTCCCCCCAGCCCAAAGCCTCGGGCAAACCTCTTTAGTTCCCACTACCTAGAAGACAGTATGCCTACAGAGTTTGCAAGCAAATGTCATTATATATGATGACTTATCATCACCCTAAATGTGCTCATTTGAGAGACTGGCTGTGAAAGTGTTGTTTACCAGAAAAACACTCTCCAAACCTCGGAGTTATGATGATGACGACAGCAAGGGTAAAGATGATGAAAACCAATCTCTTTCTATAGGGAGTAGTGTATAATTGACACCATCATGATGACTTTCCATCTGATGGTaatcttttgctgcttttagttAAAAGTTGCATCCAAATTCGTTCATAACAATTGTCCAATTAAATGATCAAAACCAAGAAAGATAATGATAAGCTTCAGGAATTATTAAGTAATTCATTTTCTCAAGTGTCCTAACTGACTAAAACCTTTTAAGTATAACTTCCTCAGTGTTCTGTGTTTTGTCCAGTGGGTTAATAAGAATTATTCAgtcactttcttctttcctttgctttcccaCCCCTAGAAAGAAAGCCCCTCTCCAGCCCTGCTTAGGTTACCACCTTGCCAATACTCATATAAGGCTACAACTCTGggtaaaagtaaagaaaaaaatgaaaaaaattcatagcTATAATGCActgacaatatttaaaatatgaaaatacttaaCTTTTCACAGAATCTTTCCATCAGattccttttcatttaattttttaaatgagatgtgTATTGGAACAGGATACTTAGGGAACAAAGTGGAAATAAAGGAGTTTCACTTTTAAATCACTTCATCATTTATTCTGTATGTCAGTCCTTTTCTCTGACTTGAAAATCAAATATGGTAATAATCACTATGAAATGTTTTCTGACTGTCCCCTAATATGtgtacttttgtttctttaacttaAGGATATTTAAAACATTCTTCAGTGATGGAAAGAGCTTTCATTTGATTACCATAATCACGGAGGGGTTACTCCATTTTGTAGTTCATCTATTTTCTTCTCAGCCATAAGTCAAATGTTGTCCTACAACATTACAGGGTGAAGTAGAAAATTTAGGAGGATCtgacttgttcattcatttaataaatatttgtttaacacTCACTATATACTAAGCATAAAAACGGGTGCCTTTTGGTTTGGAGCGATACAAAGAGGTGAtcagcttaatttttttctggggttCATAACCTGAGATCCATGGAAGGGCTTCAGTGGATCTATGAATCTGccaaaatgattcaaaaaatgatgtgtgtgtgtgtgcatgcgcgttTGTGCCTCTGTGCATTTTTCTGGGGAGAGGGACCATGCTTTTCATCACATTCTTAAATTGTTGCTAAATATGTGCTGTAGGCTACAAGAATATAGCAAAGGGGTTGTACTTTTATAAGACATTAAAATGAGATGGAGGTTGAATTTAATAAAGCCTCATCTATAGGATAAGCTGCCAGAAGTCAATGGGGCTCCAAAATCATTCAATTTAGAATTTCTCATAGAAGTTGCAGAGAAAATCTTGTGAAGGTGGCATTGTACAGCCAGGTTTGAAGACTTAGCTAATGAGGAAGACACCATAGAGTAATTTAGAGTCCCTTTCTAAACTTCTCCTGGCATCAGAATTACCCAAAAGAGAGGCTCTgataaatgcaaatgaaagaCTTTTAAGCAGAGAAACCCATCATATTTTCTCTCACAAACAGAAAATTTGTgacaatataatttattttatcttgtccttttctTCCCATTGTTCTCTCTTCCAAAGCAACATACTAGTGACTCTTCTCTTCTAAAGTATTTCAAAACATAATCCTGAACTGGGAGCAGCTACTTTTCTGGCTTTTGTGTCTTTTGCTGATGGTTAGGGCTTAATGAATAGATGTTAATTACCACCCTAAGATTAGATATAATAACAGCCCTGGGAGTACCCCACCCTAACctcattttctattctctttaGCCAGCCTACTCACTCTTATTTCAAAAAGCAATATGCAGACTTACTTCCAAACACTTTAAAGCTAAGTACTTAAGCTCAATTCTTAATTTGGGATTGCTGCCCCATTAATGTCCTAATCAATTGGTGCTACCTCCTCCCAGCTGAGTCCTCTTAATGGTAAAAGTTGGTCCCTTCTCACCctcctgcttttgtttttgtttttgtttttagggagAGGAAAAGGGCAGAACTGTGAGCAGAAGCATCATCATTGTGGACAAATGCTATTGAAATGTCGTCTCTTCCCCAGAGGGATGAAAATGATAGAGCtgaattttactaattttctctAATGACAGGGAGCGATGGGTTGGAATAATAAGAATGTGATAAAAGAACAACTATAGCTGAAAACAAACATTTCCCCGCCTCCCTCCTCTACCCCCTGTTCAAGATTAAAGCACAGTACCCATTTTCCCCGCCCCTGGCTTCCAGTAGCCGCCCACCCGCTTGCTGGTAGGAGCGTGGGTCGGCATTAGGCTGGGATCTCCGGGCTTTCACATGTGCCGTGAAAAGCCTGCGTCCAACCCCTACACCTCGAAACGCCTGTCTGTTAGGAGGGCTTTAATCACtttaatcttatttaatcttattGATGTTGCATGCCCAGGGGATGTTAGGGTTGAGCAGCTTATTATGTCCCAGTGGCGTGGCGTGCTGTAGCTTTCTTGCAGCCTCCACGTTTCCATTGGCGGAAGGGAAGTTGTAAGAAGGCATTGGATTTGAATCCAGCTCGCCTCTGCCAGACAGGGTGAAGGAAGTTGGAGGTTCCTAGAGAGTCCAGGGTGACAAGGCCGCTTTGCCATCAGGCTTTCTTGGCTAAACTGGAGGGTCTGTTGCTAACCAAGCACCGTGAACCTAAGTTGAGCATCACCAGCTTTGAGGGGGAAGCCGACCTGCCCAGATGGGGAAGGGTTTTGAAATTGAACAGGCAAGCAGCAGTGACTGAGCATAGGGACACGTGGTTATCCTCTCCTCATTTACCCGCTGATCTTCCCCGTGCATCTGTTTTCCCATCTGGGCAACTGCAGGGCTGGATCTTGGTCCTTGTGGCTCAACATGCCCATTATCCTCCTGGTTGCTCCCTTGACTGAtcagaaaatagtgaaaaaaatcccCTACGGTTGGTCGGCTTACTTCCAAGCACCACGCTCTGCTTTTGAGCAGAGATACAAAAGAGGGAGGTCACTAATGGGCTGGGGCCCTGGGCAGTACGCCAAGCAATGGTCTCCTTAGCTAAGCTGTTCCAGGAGAAGCCTGAGGAGTAGGAGAGCCAGAAGGCCAAGAGAAGTAGAggagaaacaaaggaaggaaaagaagtgtGAGAGCATTGGAATTGATTACTCACCAGTCACCTGCACGGTCTTGCGCATCCACGCATAGGGGCTGAGGCGGCTTCTGTTAGAAGAACTGGCGACGGCGGTGCAGGCGTCGATGGGGAACAGTGATCCACCGGCTGGTGTTGGCAGGCTGCTACCGCTGTTTCCACCCCCTGCGGGGCCCAGGTTGCTGTATTCCGGCGAGCCAAAAGCGGCGGGGCTCGAGGTCATGTCGTTCACGGGCACCATGCCCATTGTACTGGATGGCCCGGGGTACACGCTCCAGTCTTCCCGAGGGGGACTATAGGGTGACCCCCAGACCCCCAGCGATGGCCCCTGAAGATCCATACCGGGCATATGGGGATACCCCATGTAGTGCGCATAAGAAGGGGCCGCTGCGAAGCTGGAGGCTGGCAGCGGATTCCCACCGTCCTCAGTGGCGCCAGCCCCTGCCATGCCACCTCCTGCGGGGCTCCTGAGTGTGCCCGGGTGCATGCCCGTTTCTTTTTCCAAAAGGCAGCTTCTGTACATAGTGGCTTAGTGATGAGAAAAGAGCTCCCTAAGCCATCCTGAACTCCTTGTAAGGCCCCAACCCGACTTTGAGAAGCAGTAGGGAACCAGTAGGTTAGGCCGTAGCTGTGCTGCACGCTCCTCCGCGCCCCTCAGACTGTTCCATAGGCGTTTCCTACCCTGACGGTTTCCAGGTGCCTGGTAGCCTGGTATAGATGGGCCCCCAATGGCTGGGGTGACGTCAAGGGGCTTTAGGCTTTTACATAGCATTTGCATTCAAATGAACGGCCATTTCACTTTCACAGGGACTTTTTCACTCTACACTCCCTCTCCCAGAGCTCCTGGGCCTTTCTATCTCATCTTTTTCGCTTTTGTCCACCTAGTCCCATAGCACTAATTTTGCGCTTTTGGAGGCAGGAAGGCGCTCCTTCAGAGGTTTCTGACCAACTCCCTCCAAAGTGAGACAGAGACGTGTAGAATCAGGGCCAAATCCTGCTCTTTGGTCCTTACCCCGCGGCTTCTTCCCTTTACGCTGATCTTCCCGCATCCAGTCTGCATCCTTGGTATCCCCTCTGCCCACATTCCCTGGCATGGGTACTCCACATGGCATTGGCCCATACCACCCTTCTCCTCATTGCTCCCTCCACCAGGAGGAGAGCTTTGTTTTTAAGGACAGAGATTCATTTTGCAGATTCATTTGTAAAACATCCAATTAAAATGGCCTGCCATCTACTGGAATGTAACCTTAGGAAGGCAGAACAGGGATGTTTGTCTCTTGTTCACTTCTCTATCCCCCATGTCTACaacagcctggcacacagtaggcacacaataaattggatgttttataaatatgcacaaattagagaaagatgaaaagaggaGGTTatgaaaaagggaaggaaagaagaagatcCATGTGGGTAGTGGGCTTTCTTATTTCCCTTTCAGTTCACTAGTCTTGCTTGGGCCTCTCTGTCTGCCAGTACCCCAAGGAGCCAAATTCCTGCAGTCTCAAATCCAGGGCAGCTGAAACTCCCAACTTTCTTTCACACTTGAGATTTCCTTTGTAAGTCTCCATTGTTGAAAAAGACATGGACTTGCCAGTAGACGTCAGTGAACACAAGATTTTGCTTCAAGAAGCCAGATCACCTCCTGATGACAAAACCAATTTGTATTCCAGGATTCCTTCTCACGCACATGCTCCCTCATCCCTTCCCCCTGCGAAAGCCTACCACAACCTTTAGTTCAGGCTATGCTCCTATTCAGAAAATGTGTTCCTCTACAAATTCCAACACAACCTGGCACCTCTGTTAACTAATCCCTCTTTCGCTTTGGGACTATCACTTCACTTCTGGGAGTTTCAGGGCGTTCCCCTGTGTAATAGGAATCCTAACAGTGTCTGCATTTACAAGGCAGGATTTCCTGAGATGATGTATGCAAACTGCTTAACTTAGCACTTGGCACACAGCACAGGACCACTGTATTCATTAATCCACTCAACAAATATAAATGCTAGATGCTATTCTATGCATGGAGACATCATAAGTGAACAAAGCCCTTGACCTTATTAAACGTATAATCTCAAGGGGAAAAATACTAATAAGTAATCAAATTTTGTTATGTCAGATGGTAATGATCaatgttataaagaaaaagaaagcaggaaagagaataGGGAATGCTGGAGGATGTTGCATCTTAATATGTGGTGGTCTGGGAGGACCTTAATTAGAAAtgacacaaataaaatataaaagaagtgaTGGAGTGAGCTATGACAAGAGGATCCAGACAGAAGGaacaacaagtaaaaagaaaagtctgTCTTCTATTGAAGAAATAGCAAGAAGCAAAGTGTGACTACCAGGTAGATGAGGTCCAAAAGCTAACAGGGTaggtcatttttaatttctaagttttTACTCAAGTGAGGTAGGGAGATGTTGTGGTGCTTTGAGCAGATGAATGACATGATTTGACTTAAGTTTTTAAAGGATTGCTCTGGCCGTTGGATTAAGAATAGACTATAAGTGAGCAAAATAGAATCAGGCTGATTAATTAAAAGGCtattgcaataatccaggtgaATGTCATTGGGGATAGAGAGAAGTGGTTGAattatggatatattttgaagcctgctttggagaagaaggaagagaaggaacagaagTAATTGTTCAGCAAAGACTAATTAAAACC of Hippopotamus amphibius kiboko isolate mHipAmp2 chromosome X, mHipAmp2.hap2, whole genome shotgun sequence contains these proteins:
- the CDX4 gene encoding homeobox protein CDX-4 is translated as MYRSCLLEKETGMHPGTLRSPAGGGMAGAGATEDGGNPLPASSFAAAPSYAHYMGYPHMPGMDLQGPSLGVWGSPYSPPREDWSVYPGPSSTMGMVPVNDMTSSPAAFGSPEYSNLGPAGGGNSGSSLPTPAGGSLFPIDACTAVASSSNRSRLSPYAWMRKTVQVTGKTRTKEKYRVVYTDHQRLELEKEFHCYRYITIRRKSELAVNLGLSERQVKIWFQNRRAKERKMIKKKISQFENSRSSVQSDSGSTSPGELPNTFFTTPSAVRGFQPIEVPQVIVSE